In Herbaspirillum sp. WKF16, one genomic interval encodes:
- a CDS encoding RidA family protein, with product MNKREAIFPAGRQALYEINQYSAAIRSGDLLFVSGQVGSREDGSAEPDFGRQVQLAFDNLKAVLAEAGCSLDDVIDVTSFHTDPQAQFDILNAIRLKEFGEPPYPNWTAVGVNWLAGFDFEIKVIARIPSA from the coding sequence ATGAACAAACGCGAGGCCATCTTTCCCGCCGGTCGGCAGGCCCTGTATGAGATCAACCAATATTCCGCCGCGATCCGTTCGGGCGACCTTCTGTTCGTGTCAGGACAGGTGGGAAGCCGGGAGGACGGTAGTGCGGAGCCGGATTTCGGACGTCAGGTGCAACTGGCCTTCGACAACCTGAAGGCGGTACTGGCAGAAGCAGGTTGCAGCCTAGACGACGTCATCGACGTGACCAGTTTCCATACTGATCCGCAGGCGCAATTCGATATCCTTAACGCCATCCGCCTGAAGGAATTTGGAGAACCTCCCTATCCCAACTGGACTGCGGTAGGGGTGAATTGGCTGGCAGGTTTCGATTTTGAAATCAAGGTGATCGCACGCATTCCGAGCGCCTGA
- a CDS encoding TetR/AcrR family transcriptional regulator has translation MFLSGETSVVKSRSEMVEETRAKLIQAARASFAQYGYANASMDELTAGVGLTRGALYHNFGDKKGLLQAVIDQIDTEMATRAHALNAKEKDPWKRLMAEAISYIEMAQEPEVQRIMLRDGPAVLGDPSQWPSQNVCLGKTIAGLRELIDAGVIHHVDAEATARLLNGAALNAAMWIASSDQPKAVSRKAVEAFRYLANGLLRPATS, from the coding sequence ATGTTTTTATCGGGAGAAACCAGCGTGGTGAAGAGCCGTTCGGAAATGGTGGAAGAAACCCGGGCCAAGCTGATCCAGGCGGCCCGTGCATCTTTCGCCCAATACGGATACGCGAACGCGTCCATGGATGAACTGACCGCCGGCGTGGGCCTCACCCGCGGGGCGCTGTATCACAACTTCGGGGACAAGAAGGGATTGCTGCAGGCTGTCATCGATCAAATCGATACGGAGATGGCAACCAGGGCGCACGCGCTCAACGCCAAGGAAAAGGACCCCTGGAAGCGGCTCATGGCAGAGGCCATCTCTTATATCGAGATGGCCCAGGAACCCGAGGTCCAGCGCATCATGCTGCGCGACGGTCCCGCCGTGCTGGGGGATCCCTCGCAGTGGCCCAGTCAGAACGTTTGCCTGGGAAAGACGATAGCTGGCCTGCGCGAGCTGATCGACGCCGGCGTGATCCATCATGTAGATGCGGAAGCCACCGCTCGCCTGCTCAATGGCGCTGCATTGAACGCAGCCATGTGGATTGCTTCATCGGACCAGCCCAAGGCCGTGTCCAGGAAAGCCGTTGAGGCGTTCAGATACCTGGCCAATGGCTTGCTGCGGCCGGCAACATCCTAG
- a CDS encoding SDR family NAD(P)-dependent oxidoreductase → MTNAHFNAKSTTDEVLAGIDLRGKRVFITGVSAGLGIETARALVAHGAEVIGTVRDLGKARGATQAVRDAAQTSGGHLEIIRMDLADLTSVREVSDAMAAAGKPFDLVIANAGIMGPPFGHTKDGFELQFGTNVLGHFVLINRLAPLMTAGSRLIMLSSNGHRFADVDLDDPNFVHTPYDPWVAYGRSKTGDALLAAVFDARHRHRGVRAASVHPGVILTELTRNIAPEVFEAAFASMNEQHLALGNAPFEVKTPAQGAATTLWAGIVADAETIGGRYCEDCGIGAMLSDDAVVSAFSAGVRPYAIDPLRAEQLWTKCSQWTGEDHRLRR, encoded by the coding sequence TTGACCAACGCACATTTCAACGCAAAGTCCACAACGGACGAGGTATTGGCAGGCATCGACCTGCGCGGCAAACGGGTATTCATTACGGGCGTCTCGGCAGGGTTGGGAATCGAAACCGCGCGCGCTCTGGTGGCCCACGGGGCGGAGGTGATCGGCACCGTGCGCGATCTCGGCAAGGCGCGCGGCGCGACGCAGGCCGTTCGCGACGCGGCGCAAACTTCCGGTGGACACCTCGAGATTATCCGGATGGATCTTGCCGATCTGACATCGGTGCGCGAAGTGAGCGATGCGATGGCCGCGGCGGGGAAACCCTTCGACCTGGTGATTGCCAACGCCGGCATCATGGGGCCGCCGTTCGGCCATACCAAGGATGGATTCGAGCTCCAATTCGGCACCAACGTCCTCGGGCACTTTGTATTGATCAACCGGCTGGCCCCTTTGATGACGGCCGGATCCAGGCTGATCATGCTCTCATCCAACGGACACCGGTTCGCAGATGTCGATCTCGACGACCCCAACTTCGTGCACACCCCCTACGATCCATGGGTTGCCTACGGCCGTTCCAAGACGGGCGATGCCTTGCTCGCCGCGGTCTTCGATGCGCGTCACCGTCATCGCGGCGTGCGTGCCGCAAGCGTCCACCCCGGCGTCATCCTGACGGAGCTGACGCGCAATATAGCGCCTGAGGTTTTCGAGGCGGCCTTTGCGTCGATGAATGAACAGCACCTGGCGCTGGGCAATGCTCCCTTTGAGGTGAAGACCCCCGCGCAGGGCGCCGCCACGACGCTGTGGGCGGGGATCGTCGCCGATGCGGAGACAATTGGAGGACGTTACTGCGAAGACTGCGGGATCGGCGCGATGCTGTCCGATGACGCCGTCGTCAGCGCTTTCAGCGCCGGCGTGCGTCCCTATGCCATCGATCCGCTACGTGCGGAACAGCTATGGACCAAGTGCTCGCAATGGACGGGCGAAGACCACCGGTTGCGACGCTGA
- a CDS encoding hybrid sensor histidine kinase/response regulator: MSESNVRSMKLRARLALMALLALVPLLIFSALAAKRLSDGTRDSAIRAMRETASATALIIDRELQGAVSALLALSRSPLLVDEKFEQFYDQAKSAAFGEIGWVILYSPDGSQVLNTRMPYGAPLLIRPSPDELMPIIAARGVHISGMVWSRALKKHIIFIDVPVTTRSGKSYVLSQAVYSDHFSLAFKERNIPASWVVGVFDKDGLTIGRSAKADEFVGKPANRETVEAIRSQSDNIRRHTVRGNLDVYDVLTRSALSGWTVAVGVPVEEIDGQVREAGYLAAGGLLLAVIAALTGAGVVGRQLAGSIEAAAAASSMLGKGTELPAMKRSGTPEVDKLQDAIASAAAKLKAAEARNAELLDSERVARHAAEVENKRKDEFLAMLGHELRNPLSAISVAVSLLRLRVGDDPALRRPTDIIHRQSDHLRSLLNDLLDLSRVIYGKVRLDMQALDLGELVAASVRSMMETSKLTRHAFSFDTEPVMVRADRTRMEQVFSNLVDNAVKYTDEGGLIDVSVRAEDGMAVLRVADSGAGIGPELLPYVFDVFVQGDNTLARTEGGMGIGLSLVQKLAALHGGTVAVRSAGSGKGSTFEVRLPLLDSGMPADGGMAQAPGSSLKGMKVLLVEDQDDLREITHALLAELGLEVWSSSSGKEALAMAAQRQPHAAVIDIGLPDMSGYELAVALRKAMQPASIHLVALTGYGLAADKEQAAAAGFGLHLTKPLSLDELQRHLADINNSDQIPGWH; the protein is encoded by the coding sequence ATGTCCGAATCCAATGTCCGCTCCATGAAACTGCGTGCCCGTCTGGCGTTGATGGCCTTGCTTGCGCTGGTGCCCCTGCTGATATTCTCGGCGCTCGCCGCAAAGCGGCTGAGCGATGGCACGCGAGACAGCGCCATCAGGGCCATGCGGGAGACAGCCAGCGCCACCGCGCTGATCATCGACCGCGAACTGCAAGGCGCGGTGTCGGCGCTGCTTGCGCTATCCAGGTCGCCCTTGCTTGTCGATGAGAAATTCGAGCAGTTCTATGACCAGGCGAAGTCGGCCGCATTCGGCGAAATCGGGTGGGTGATCCTCTATTCCCCGGACGGTTCGCAGGTGCTCAACACCCGCATGCCCTATGGCGCGCCCTTGTTGATCCGGCCCTCGCCGGATGAACTCATGCCCATCATCGCCGCCAGGGGCGTCCACATATCCGGGATGGTGTGGTCGCGCGCGCTGAAGAAGCACATCATTTTTATCGACGTCCCCGTGACGACCCGCAGCGGAAAGAGCTACGTTCTGTCGCAAGCGGTCTACTCCGATCATTTCTCGCTGGCCTTCAAGGAGAGAAACATTCCCGCGAGCTGGGTCGTGGGCGTGTTCGACAAGGATGGATTGACGATAGGCCGCAGCGCGAAGGCCGATGAATTCGTCGGCAAGCCGGCAAACAGGGAGACGGTCGAGGCCATACGCTCGCAGTCGGACAATATCCGCAGGCACACGGTGCGGGGAAATCTCGACGTCTATGACGTCCTCACCCGCTCCGCGCTGTCGGGGTGGACTGTCGCCGTTGGCGTGCCGGTGGAGGAGATCGATGGCCAGGTGCGGGAGGCCGGCTACCTCGCCGCGGGAGGGCTGCTGCTGGCGGTCATCGCGGCCTTGACCGGCGCCGGAGTGGTAGGGCGCCAGCTGGCCGGTTCGATAGAAGCGGCTGCCGCCGCATCCAGCATGCTGGGAAAAGGCACGGAGTTGCCCGCAATGAAGCGATCGGGCACGCCCGAGGTCGACAAGCTGCAAGACGCCATCGCCAGTGCGGCGGCGAAATTGAAAGCGGCGGAAGCGCGCAATGCCGAGCTGCTCGACTCGGAGAGGGTGGCGCGACATGCTGCGGAAGTGGAAAACAAACGCAAGGACGAATTTCTCGCCATGCTGGGGCATGAGCTCAGGAATCCGCTCTCGGCAATCAGCGTTGCGGTTTCCTTGCTAAGGCTTAGGGTCGGCGACGATCCCGCATTGCGGCGGCCCACCGATATCATCCACCGGCAAAGCGATCACCTGCGGTCGCTGCTCAACGATCTTCTCGATCTCAGCCGGGTGATTTACGGCAAGGTCCGGCTTGATATGCAAGCGCTCGATCTGGGAGAACTCGTCGCAGCCTCGGTCAGGTCGATGATGGAAACATCGAAACTGACAAGGCACGCGTTCTCGTTCGATACCGAACCTGTCATGGTGCGCGCCGACCGCACCCGGATGGAGCAAGTGTTCAGCAACCTTGTCGACAACGCCGTCAAATATACCGACGAGGGTGGCTTGATCGACGTTTCGGTCCGCGCTGAGGACGGCATGGCCGTTCTCAGGGTGGCCGATTCGGGCGCAGGGATCGGCCCTGAACTTTTGCCATACGTGTTCGACGTGTTCGTCCAGGGCGACAACACCTTGGCCCGCACCGAAGGCGGCATGGGCATAGGCTTGAGCCTGGTGCAGAAACTGGCGGCCCTGCATGGCGGAACGGTGGCCGTGCGCTCCGCGGGGAGCGGCAAGGGGAGCACGTTTGAGGTGCGCCTCCCCCTCCTGGACAGCGGTATGCCGGCCGACGGCGGCATGGCGCAGGCGCCCGGCTCGTCGCTGAAGGGGATGAAGGTCTTGCTGGTGGAAGATCAGGATGACCTTCGGGAGATAACGCATGCCCTTCTCGCGGAGCTTGGCTTGGAGGTCTGGTCGTCTTCCAGCGGCAAGGAGGCGCTCGCCATGGCCGCGCAGCGCCAGCCGCATGCGGCGGTGATAGATATCGGCCTGCCGGACATGAGCGGCTATGAACTGGCCGTAGCGCTACGCAAAGCCATGCAGCCGGCTTCCATACACCTTGTCGCCCTGACAGGGTATGGCCTTGCGGCCGACAAGGAGCAAGCCGCCGCCGCAGGTTTCGGCCTGCACCTGACCAAACCGTTGTCCCTTGACGAATTGCAGCGCCATTTGGCCGATATAAACAACAGCGACCAGATTCCGGGCTGGCACTAG
- a CDS encoding two-partner secretion domain-containing protein, whose amino-acid sequence MCHCRRPRHARPQNEPQPLPKPTRRAWPILAAHLLAMAAGGAWAAPADGVVTSGSGAISSSGNVTNITQGSGKLAINWSSFNIAGNETVNFIQPGRDAIALNRIIGNGATEIYGKLNANGQVFLLNPNGVLFGASASVNVGGLLASTLNLSDADFNAGNYRFTGIAGSAAGIVNQGKITAGDGGYIALLGSQVSNQGTLAARLGNVTLAAGSDMTLDFAGDGLLSVRIDQGSLQALVQNKQLIQADGGTVLMNARTADTLIKAVVNNDGMIQANAVDTQGGRVMLVSNDGQLQVNGGISAQGGQVVADAGNGDTVLQGRIDVSNATGQGGQVSLLGERVGLFGAAQVDASGRDGGGTVLIGGDFQGRNASVRNASQTLVSADAQIDANATGQGNGGRVIVWSDGVTVAQGKINAKGGAAGGDGGFVEVSGKQTLNFSAQVDTRVPLGTMGTLLLDPTDLQVIDCQTSCGFTIPVIGFGDLPTGSSTILGATISNATSNVSLQATNSINFYDPVSIAAAGKSLTAEAGNSINVYNVIYAPGAVTLKAPSIYISSNVDAGSSVHLLADDLTISGGAGSLVNAPKVNIEPYSAGFGISVGGAGSGSAMTLSTGSLAAIDGNATLTLTASNIDLNTTLNRSGDTIMVAGRSFNSTVSNMSIGGRYLVYTANPVTSNRNGAGAYSKHYDVSYNGVTPGYAGSGNWFFYSVAPTLQVTPTGGTIVYGNALPSGYAINTGGLIDGDTLLSAGISGTASFSVASGNTSGSGHVNVGSYALDYTGNLASSLGYQLVSNAGNVTVTPATLTASGAIAQNKPFDGNTGATVSGGVLNGMLAGDAVSLSQSGNFGSASIGAGKTVNLAFSLTGADRGNYVLSNPTGIALADISDNTQAMAWYLAAIRGADRPSPAPAFATQRSLDIVRQEPPAAAVAAQTEQSRSDGNGDVAGKDDAGNSTLAIINGGV is encoded by the coding sequence ATGTGCCATTGCCGCCGCCCCCGCCATGCCCGCCCGCAAAACGAGCCGCAACCCCTGCCCAAGCCAACGCGTCGCGCATGGCCGATACTGGCCGCCCACCTGCTGGCCATGGCGGCCGGGGGCGCCTGGGCCGCTCCGGCCGATGGCGTGGTGACCAGCGGCAGCGGCGCCATCAGCAGCAGCGGCAATGTCACCAACATCACCCAAGGCAGCGGCAAGCTGGCCATCAATTGGAGCAGCTTCAATATCGCCGGCAATGAGACGGTCAATTTCATCCAGCCCGGGCGCGATGCCATTGCCTTGAATCGCATCATCGGCAACGGCGCCACCGAGATCTACGGCAAGCTCAACGCCAATGGCCAGGTGTTCCTGCTCAACCCCAATGGCGTACTGTTCGGCGCCAGCGCCAGCGTCAATGTCGGCGGCCTGCTGGCCAGCACCCTGAATCTCAGCGATGCCGATTTCAATGCCGGCAACTATCGTTTCACGGGTATCGCCGGCAGCGCCGCCGGCATCGTCAACCAGGGAAAGATCACCGCCGGAGACGGCGGCTACATTGCCCTGCTGGGCAGCCAGGTCAGCAACCAGGGTACCCTGGCCGCCAGGCTGGGCAACGTGACGCTGGCGGCCGGCAGCGACATGACGCTCGACTTCGCCGGTGACGGCCTGCTAAGCGTCAGGATCGACCAGGGCAGTTTGCAGGCGCTGGTGCAGAACAAGCAGCTGATCCAGGCCGATGGCGGCACTGTCTTGATGAACGCCAGGACGGCCGACACGCTGATCAAGGCGGTCGTCAACAACGATGGCATGATCCAGGCCAACGCTGTCGATACGCAGGGTGGCCGCGTCATGCTGGTTAGCAACGACGGGCAATTGCAGGTGAATGGCGGCATCAGCGCGCAGGGCGGCCAGGTAGTGGCCGATGCCGGCAACGGCGACACCGTGCTGCAAGGCCGTATCGATGTGTCGAATGCGACCGGCCAGGGCGGCCAGGTCAGCCTGCTGGGCGAGCGCGTCGGCCTGTTCGGCGCGGCGCAGGTCGACGCCAGCGGACGTGACGGCGGCGGCACGGTCCTGATCGGGGGCGACTTCCAGGGCCGCAATGCCTCCGTGCGCAACGCCAGCCAGACCCTGGTGTCGGCCGATGCGCAGATCGACGCCAACGCGACCGGCCAGGGCAACGGCGGACGCGTCATCGTCTGGTCCGACGGCGTCACCGTGGCGCAAGGCAAGATCAATGCGAAAGGCGGCGCCGCAGGCGGCGACGGCGGCTTCGTCGAGGTCTCCGGCAAGCAGACGCTCAATTTCAGCGCCCAGGTCGATACGCGCGTACCCCTCGGCACAATGGGGACGCTGCTGCTTGATCCGACCGATCTCCAGGTAATCGACTGCCAGACCAGTTGTGGATTCACCATACCGGTCATCGGTTTCGGCGACCTGCCTACCGGCTCATCCACAATACTTGGCGCCACGATAAGCAATGCCACCAGCAATGTCAGCCTGCAGGCGACCAACAGCATTAACTTTTACGATCCAGTGAGCATTGCCGCGGCCGGCAAATCGCTGACGGCCGAGGCTGGCAACAGCATCAACGTCTACAACGTCATTTATGCTCCCGGCGCCGTCACGCTGAAAGCCCCGTCCATCTACATATCGTCCAACGTCGATGCGGGCAGCAGCGTCCATTTGCTGGCCGATGACCTGACCATTAGCGGGGGAGCCGGCTCCCTCGTCAACGCCCCGAAGGTCAACATTGAGCCTTACAGCGCCGGATTCGGCATATCCGTCGGCGGCGCAGGTTCGGGCAGCGCGATGACGCTGTCAACAGGAAGCCTGGCTGCGATAGACGGAAACGCCACCCTGACACTGACAGCCAGCAACATCGATCTCAATACCACACTCAATCGCAGCGGCGACACCATCATGGTGGCCGGCAGGAGCTTCAACAGCACGGTCTCCAACATGTCGATCGGCGGCCGCTACCTGGTCTATACCGCCAACCCCGTCACCAGCAACCGCAACGGCGCCGGCGCCTACAGCAAGCATTACGACGTGAGCTATAACGGCGTCACGCCGGGCTATGCCGGCAGCGGCAACTGGTTCTTCTATAGCGTTGCGCCGACCTTGCAAGTCACGCCCACCGGCGGCACCATCGTCTACGGCAATGCCTTGCCCTCGGGCTATGCCATCAACACCGGTGGCTTGATCGACGGCGACACATTGCTCAGCGCCGGCATCTCAGGCACGGCTTCGTTCAGCGTTGCGAGCGGCAATACGTCGGGCTCGGGCCATGTCAATGTGGGCAGCTATGCCTTGGACTACACCGGCAACCTGGCCTCCAGCCTGGGCTACCAGCTGGTCTCCAACGCCGGCAACGTGACGGTCACCCCGGCGACCCTGACGGCCAGCGGCGCCATCGCGCAGAACAAGCCTTTTGACGGCAACACCGGCGCCACCGTCAGCGGCGGCGTGCTCAATGGCATGCTGGCGGGCGACGCGGTGTCGTTGAGCCAGAGCGGCAATTTCGGCAGCGCATCCATCGGCGCCGGCAAGACTGTCAATCTGGCGTTCAGCCTCACCGGCGCCGACCGCGGCAACTATGTACTGAGCAACCCGACCGGCATCGCGCTGGCCGACATCAGCGACAACACGCAAGCCATGGCCTGGTACCTGGCGGCGATCAGGGGCGCAGATCGTCCATCGCCTGCGCCGGCATTCGCGACGCAACGCAGTCTGGACATCGTTCGTCAAGAGCCGCCAGCCGCCGCTGTCGCCGCGCAAACCGAACAGTCGCGCAGCGATGGCAATGGCGATGTGGCGGGCAAGGATGATGCAGGCAACAGTACGCTGGCCATCATCAATGGCGGCGTATGA
- a CDS encoding response regulator yields the protein MKSIVLAEDHAIIRDGLKLLIATRSNLRVAADTGDGNEVEQLVRTHAADLLLLDLDLPGCHGIEVTRSIKARHAGTRVLILTGNPSAASVNAAFEAGADGYVLKHENVEELLYAISLVLSGIVYLSKSLVHFSSAPAPQPEQVQSITAREQEILALIAGGNSSNDIAAALNLSVLTVRKHRQNLMAKLSLHNVADVTAYAMRRKLLPH from the coding sequence ATGAAATCGATCGTGCTGGCTGAAGACCACGCGATCATCCGCGACGGCCTCAAGCTGCTGATCGCCACCCGCTCCAACCTGCGCGTGGCGGCCGACACCGGCGACGGCAACGAGGTGGAGCAACTGGTGCGCACGCACGCCGCGGATTTGCTGCTGCTCGACCTCGACCTGCCCGGATGCCACGGCATCGAGGTGACGCGCAGCATCAAGGCGCGTCATGCCGGCACCCGGGTGCTGATCCTCACCGGCAATCCCAGCGCCGCCTCCGTCAACGCCGCCTTCGAGGCCGGCGCCGACGGCTATGTGCTCAAGCACGAAAACGTCGAAGAACTGCTCTACGCCATTTCACTGGTGCTGTCGGGAATCGTCTACCTCAGCAAGAGCCTGGTGCATTTTTCCAGTGCGCCGGCGCCGCAGCCGGAACAGGTGCAATCGATCACCGCGCGCGAGCAGGAAATCCTTGCCCTGATCGCCGGCGGCAATTCCAGCAACGACATCGCCGCGGCGCTCAACCTGAGCGTGCTGACGGTGCGCAAGCACCGCCAGAACCTGATGGCCAAACTCTCCTTGCACAACGTCGCCGACGTCACCGCCTACGCCATGCGGCGCAAGCTGTTGCCGCACTGA
- a CDS encoding AraC family transcriptional regulator, whose product MKDLLEQMSRRVLRHANPKSLDTGIPRLAIGAFRQPEPTMTAIGAGVCLILQGAKQMMVNRKMLRYSAGACFASLIELPTTCCVFEMDGDKPYVGTGLTLDHDLFTSLIADMPAAPQKGELPAFNIGTVSREVLEAWDHLLALLDAPDDIPILAASRERELIYRLLQSPHGPLLRQIAREEGRLTQIRRAIDWMRNHYDESFPIKTVADIAGMSVPSFNRHFRATTSMSPLQYHKTLRLQAARRLLASDVDATRTAYAVGYESTSQFSREYSRLFGHPPKRDASRLRGDLVDVSRIVV is encoded by the coding sequence ATGAAAGATCTCCTCGAGCAGATGAGTCGGCGCGTGCTGCGCCATGCGAACCCCAAGAGCCTGGACACCGGGATTCCAAGGCTCGCCATCGGCGCTTTTCGGCAACCGGAGCCGACCATGACGGCCATCGGTGCGGGCGTGTGCCTGATTTTGCAAGGCGCCAAGCAGATGATGGTCAACAGGAAAATGCTGCGCTATAGCGCGGGCGCCTGCTTCGCCTCCCTGATCGAGTTACCGACGACTTGTTGCGTGTTCGAAATGGATGGCGACAAGCCTTACGTCGGCACGGGCCTGACGCTGGACCACGACCTCTTCACGTCATTGATCGCCGACATGCCCGCCGCTCCCCAGAAAGGGGAGCTCCCGGCATTCAACATCGGGACGGTGTCGCGCGAGGTGCTTGAAGCCTGGGATCATTTGCTGGCGCTCCTCGATGCGCCCGACGATATTCCCATCCTCGCCGCATCGCGTGAGCGCGAGCTGATATACCGGCTGCTGCAGAGTCCGCATGGGCCGCTGCTGCGGCAAATCGCCCGCGAGGAGGGACGGCTGACGCAAATCAGGAGAGCCATCGACTGGATGCGCAATCACTACGATGAATCGTTCCCGATCAAGACTGTGGCCGACATTGCCGGCATGAGCGTTCCTTCATTCAATCGCCATTTCCGCGCGACCACGTCGATGAGTCCCTTGCAATACCATAAGACGCTGCGGCTGCAAGCCGCCCGGCGCCTGCTCGCCTCGGACGTGGACGCAACACGCACCGCCTATGCCGTGGGATACGAAAGCACGTCGCAATTCAGCCGCGAGTACTCCCGGCTGTTCGGGCATCCGCCGAAACGAGACGCTTCCCGCTTGCGTGGAGACCTGGTGGATGTATCGCGCATCGTCGTCTAG
- a CDS encoding hybrid sensor histidine kinase/response regulator, producing MTNLLPTRDPALYRELVNTLYRQSPPIFLGNIAVAGLTVFLLWNEVAHPLLLGWAGAIYLLTALRILIVRKDGRAGPHHPDATARRCWHYVFWAAVSGCLWGAMGPLFFAPDNAIVTVYTCIVLAGMTGGSVASLSAFWPAYYVYALPTVLPFALRSFAHGTPLFSVLGVLSLFLLGVNLAYSRVMQRTLADAITLRFENTALIRQLTEEKERAELANRSKSQFLAAASHDLRQPTHALGLYIATLRVAAQAPKIERDAIEMLAGRLQSALTGMSQLLNVLLDISRLDAGVIQVERRRLRLQESFDALGNQYVQAAAAKGLQLKVRRTDAWPDTDPVLLQNILSNLLSNAVRYTRHGKILLACRRRHGALEILVADTGIGIAADQFDNIFREFYQVGNIARDREQGLGLGLAIVKRTAELIGAEVGLRSVRGKGSCFTVRLPHRDAPAAGQTPSARARPLRRRDERYTVLVVDDDKQVLDGMEVLLASWGYAVIAARSLEQALDELEHAAVQLIVTDFRLAMEVTGVDVVHAVRKAMGSDVPAIIVTGDTSLQGINEASASGFKVLHKPLDPSMLQAAMVAALDISLPPKTDDEAARR from the coding sequence ATGACAAACCTGCTTCCGACCAGGGATCCCGCGCTCTACCGGGAACTGGTCAACACCTTGTACCGGCAGTCTCCGCCGATCTTCCTGGGCAACATTGCCGTTGCCGGGCTGACCGTGTTTCTGCTGTGGAACGAGGTGGCGCATCCCCTGTTATTGGGCTGGGCGGGGGCGATCTACCTGCTCACCGCGCTGCGCATCCTCATCGTCCGGAAAGACGGGCGGGCCGGCCCCCATCACCCCGACGCCACCGCGCGGCGCTGCTGGCATTACGTCTTCTGGGCGGCGGTATCGGGGTGCCTGTGGGGCGCGATGGGGCCGCTGTTCTTTGCACCGGACAATGCCATCGTCACGGTCTACACCTGCATCGTGCTGGCCGGGATGACCGGCGGTTCGGTCGCCTCGCTGTCGGCATTCTGGCCGGCATACTACGTCTACGCCCTGCCCACGGTGCTGCCGTTCGCGCTGCGCTCGTTCGCCCACGGCACGCCGCTGTTCTCGGTGCTGGGTGTGCTGTCGCTGTTCCTGCTGGGCGTGAACCTGGCCTACAGCCGGGTGATGCAGCGCACGCTGGCGGACGCCATCACCCTGCGCTTCGAGAACACGGCGCTGATCCGCCAGCTGACCGAAGAAAAAGAACGCGCCGAGCTGGCCAATCGCAGCAAGTCGCAATTCCTGGCGGCAGCCAGTCACGACCTGCGCCAGCCCACCCACGCGCTGGGCCTGTACATCGCCACGCTGCGCGTGGCGGCGCAAGCCCCGAAGATCGAGCGCGACGCCATCGAGATGCTCGCCGGCCGGCTGCAATCGGCGCTCACGGGGATGTCGCAACTGCTCAACGTGTTGCTGGACATTTCGCGCCTGGACGCCGGCGTGATCCAGGTGGAACGGCGCCGCCTTCGCCTGCAGGAGAGCTTCGACGCTCTGGGCAACCAGTACGTCCAGGCTGCCGCAGCCAAGGGCCTGCAGCTCAAGGTGCGGCGCACCGATGCCTGGCCCGATACCGATCCGGTGCTGCTGCAAAATATCTTGTCGAATCTCCTGTCCAACGCGGTGCGCTACACGCGCCACGGCAAGATCCTGCTGGCCTGCCGCCGCCGGCATGGCGCCTTGGAAATCCTCGTGGCCGATACCGGCATCGGCATCGCCGCGGACCAGTTCGACAATATCTTCCGGGAGTTCTATCAGGTCGGCAACATCGCGCGCGACCGCGAACAGGGCCTGGGATTGGGGCTGGCCATCGTCAAGAGGACCGCCGAGTTGATCGGCGCGGAGGTAGGCCTGCGTTCGGTGCGGGGCAAAGGGTCCTGCTTCACGGTGCGCCTGCCGCATCGCGACGCGCCGGCCGCCGGGCAAACTCCATCGGCCCGGGCCAGGCCGTTACGCCGGCGCGATGAGCGATACACCGTGCTGGTGGTCGATGATGACAAGCAGGTGCTCGATGGCATGGAGGTGCTGCTGGCCAGCTGGGGATATGCGGTCATCGCCGCACGCTCGCTGGAGCAGGCCCTGGATGAATTGGAGCACGCTGCCGTCCAGCTTATCGTGACGGATTTCCGGCTGGCCATGGAAGTGACCGGCGTCGACGTCGTGCACGCCGTGCGCAAGGCCATGGGATCGGACGTGCCGGCCATCATCGTCACCGGCGACACCTCGTTGCAGGGCATCAACGAAGCCAGCGCCAGCGGCTTCAAGGTGCTGCACAAGCCGCTCGATCCCTCAATGCTGCAAGCCGCGATGGTCGCGGCCCTTGATATCTCGTTACCGCCAAAGACGGACGACGAAGCTGCGCGCCGCTAG